In the Aquimarina spinulae genome, CTAATGCTACTGTAAATGGAATTTGTAACCCGTGTTGATCTACCACAATCCCTACCGAAAAAGAAGCTAGTAATACTCCCAGGTTTTGAAAAAAATGAACCTTACTGTAATCGATAGCATAAGAATTTGGTGAACTAAACTCAAACAGTAATACATCAAAACGTACTACTCCCTGAAAAATCGCCCAACCATAAATGATTCTTCCTACGATCACAATGGCCTCAACAGGAAGCCCTTGAAGTATGAGTCCAATCATTCCTAGAAATAATGCTGAAATGATGCTCTTATTTTTATTTTCCGGACTATACTTTGTATTGATCCACAGCGCAATTAATGCTACAAAACCAGGTATCGCATATATGCTTCCAGAAATTAATTTACCATCATAATCAGAGAGGCTTTCCCAATATAATGAGAAAAAAGGGCGGATTAGAAAATCACTAAAATATAAGATCATGGTTACTAACCCAATCTTAAGGATAAAACCTTGGGGAATAATTTTATCCTTAGCATCAAGAGTCGATTGAGTTTCAATAATTTTATTTGTATCATATTTTTTGCTACGCAGTACATACATGCTTATTCCCATTTGCATAAAATCTCCAGTGGCCATCACCAGAAAAATATAACTGGCATCAACGAGATCTACGGTCAATCCACCAATCACTGCTCCTAAAATCCCTCCTAGATGTACAACAACAGAGAGCACTCCTATCGTGCTTGTGTGTTCTTTTTTGGTAATAATTTTTAAGATATAGGGGTATACCAAAAGATAACTTCCTTTAAATAATACCATAATCAAGGATATGATCCAGAAATTAACATAAGAGGTGGTCCAATAACAGAATAATGCTAATATTCCTGCTATACATTGCGTATATACCAAAATATTAAGCTCGGACATTTTTTTTGATATATATGCCCAAAACGGAAATGCAATCATCACCATAAAGCAAATGGCAGCAAAATAGTACCCTACATATTTGGGATCTGTAATCCCAAAGCGAGCTTCAAAAAACTGTGGATAAAAGGGGTGTAGCAAATAATCGCTTACCACCGCTACCAGAGTCATAAGAATAAGGATCTTTTTTAGAGTCATTGTAGGGTTACAATTTATAGACCTTACAGATCTGCAAGGCCTGGTTTATGGTTTACCTTAAAACAGGTTTTTCCATACTAATTTCTTCTTCCTGAGTCACTTCAAATTGTTGAAAAGCAATACGTTTTTCTATCGGATAATACTCTTTTCCTGTTAGTTCTTTAATGATGAAAGAATTGCGATAACAAGCCATTCCTAAATCTGGAGTTACGAATCCGTGGGTATGTAATTCTACATTTTGCACATAGATGTCCTTACCTTGTTTATCGATACTATAATTGCGATGTACATCATATCGGTTTTTATCATCCCACTTAATCCGATCTGCGATACCTTCTATAAATTCTGGTTTCTGATAGGTATAGCCAGTTGCTAGTATCAATGCCTCTGTTTGATGACTGTATCGTTTATCTTGTTCAATTTGATGTAGTTCAAGATCAAAAGTATCGTGATTTTCATTATACGCTGCGGTGGTCAACTCAGAATTGGTACGTAATGATATCCTAACATCATTAGTCAA is a window encoding:
- a CDS encoding MFS transporter; its protein translation is MTLKKILILMTLVAVVSDYLLHPFYPQFFEARFGITDPKYVGYYFAAICFMVMIAFPFWAYISKKMSELNILVYTQCIAGILALFCYWTTSYVNFWIISLIMVLFKGSYLLVYPYILKIITKKEHTSTIGVLSVVVHLGGILGAVIGGLTVDLVDASYIFLVMATGDFMQMGISMYVLRSKKYDTNKIIETQSTLDAKDKIIPQGFILKIGLVTMILYFSDFLIRPFFSLYWESLSDYDGKLISGSIYAIPGFVALIALWINTKYSPENKNKSIISALFLGMIGLILQGLPVEAIVIVGRIIYGWAIFQGVVRFDVLLFEFSSPNSYAIDYSKVHFFQNLGVLLASFSVGIVVDQHGLQIPFTVALAGFFITLAMYYFMFIRTTIRAKAKNLAKT